The proteins below are encoded in one region of Glandiceps talaboti chromosome 17, keGlaTala1.1, whole genome shotgun sequence:
- the LOC144448103 gene encoding uncharacterized protein LOC144448103: protein MATLNAALPFQVGPEVVEVDIFTKVALRGIPCAGDGVSHNGKCYVLVDTTAGVKWEDASFDCSMRGGMLANIEDGQTQQFLTKQALKLGSKNSWYFGLNERNTEGTYEFLDGTVFGIESYSYFPEGEPDDDTSASDYDCVGNGKNYFLKIDSPEENAFIYDKFVVGESVNVWLGLTDSGTEGIFKWLDGSILDLSAINIANPWNTNEPSIDDKVQNCVIMAKDKAGKWKDMDCDLTTMRPVCEMEP from the exons atggccacacTGAATGCAGCGCTACCTTTCCAAGTTGGACCGGAAGTTGTGGAGGTTGACATTTTTACTAAGGTAGCGCTGC GTGGTATACCATGTGCAGGGGACGGTGTCAGTCACAACGGAAAGTGTTACGTGCTTGTTGATACGACTGCAGGCGTAAAGTGGGAAGACGCTTCGTTTGATTGCAGCATGAGAGGTGGAATGCTAGCAAATATTGAAGATGGTCAGACACAG CAATTCTTGACAAAGCAAGCCCTAAAACTCGGATCAAAAAACAGTTGGTATTTCGGTTTGAATGAAAGAAACACAGAGGGTACCTATGAGTTTTTGGACGGTACTGTATTTGGTATTGAATCATACAGTTATTTCCCTGAAGGAGAGCCCGATGACGACACCTCAGCATCAGACTATGATTGTGTTGGAAA CGGCAAGAATTACTTTCTCAAAATTGACAGCCCCGAGGAAAATGCGTTCATCTATGACAAGTTTGTAGTCGGTGAAAGTGTCAATGTATGGCTTG GTTTAACGGACAGTGGAACGGAGGGAATATTCAAGTGGTTGGATGGCTCCATCCTTGACCTGTCCGCCATTAATATCGCTAACCCATGGAATACCAATGAACCAAGTATTGACGACAAGGTTCAGAATTGTGTTATTATGGCAAAGGATAAAGCTGGTAAATGGAAAGATATGGACTGTGATCTTACCACTATGCGGCCAGTTTGTGAAATGGAGCCGTAA
- the LOC144448440 gene encoding cytidine monophosphate-N-acetylneuraminic acid hydroxylase-like, whose protein sequence is MHQEAVTALQLSKEETQALNTGVNLFVRGEEDKYVVFKGGSNIESIKACRNKCKHQGGTFVKDIEDIDSCILRCTKHGWKLDSSNMRYVNPPDSFKQEELVPEIDDDGCLRLIELRPPQPWQHDPREKGTILPGEVTFTYFSHACLEIKFGDVIMFTDPWLTGPSFARGWWLLHEPPADWLDRLAKADLIYISHLHSDHLSYPTLEMLQTRNPDIPIYVGNTTTPVFCKMQQNNVKMNNINVLEFGVWKEINEDLRFMILMDGVHPEMDTCIIVDYKGHLILDTVDCTNPNGGKLPENVDIMLSDFAGGASGFPMTFQGGKYTDEWKAQFIKRERMKLMYYKTQVVRQVNPIVYCPFAGYFVEAHPSDWYIKETNTKVNPKALNDLINKFSPNIRTWTPIPGAILDLGKILQDRKDPNAIQSPPKGLKVMKDSWDFDKYIHRINQSIYDEIFAYPAWIEYYYKWCGFKNYNLVLRMIETNDEFEPIEGAYDYLVDFSGEVPTFPKERPHREHNYLEIKNRIGVHRQTVRKGMMWDDLYIGFNNRITRTPDTFHYLFWNYMQILLPMDPPDWSSFLQEQGKKGARSRDVWKPSSSAMIKGEKTIKRTGINGFNFMSIDLRILISVLIGATAIAVWKFG, encoded by the exons ATGCATCAGGAGGCGGTGACAGCGTTGCAGCTTTCTAAGGAAGAAACGCAGGCTTTGAACACAGGTGTCAATTTATTCGTACGGGGCGAGGAAGACAAATATGTGGTCTTCAAGGGAGGAAGCAATATTGAATCTATCAAAGCATGTAGGAATAAATGTAAGCACCAGGGAGGCACTTTTGTGAAGGATATTGAAGATATAGACTCATG tATCCTGCGCTGTACTAAGCATGGCTGGAAGCTTGACAGTTCTAATATGAGATATGTGAACCCACCAGATAGTTTCAAACAAGAAGAGCTTG TTCCAGAAATTGATGACGATGGGTGTCTTAGGTTAATTGAATTGAGACCACCGCAGCCATGGCAACATGATCCTAGAGAGAAAGGGACCATCCTGCCAGGTGAAGTAACG TTCACGTACTTCTCTCATGCATGTCTTGAGATTAAATTtggtgacgtcatcatgtttactGATCCATGGTTGACAGGTCCATCTTTCGCTCGTGGTTGGTGGCTTTTACACGAACCTCCTGCCGATTGGCTAGATCGACTGGCTAAAGCTGACCTCATCTACATAAGTCATTTGCATTCAGACCACCTCAG TTATCCTACCCTGGAAATGTTGCAAACGAGAAATCCAGACATACCTATATACGTTGGAAACACGACTACACCCGTATTCTGTAAAATGcaacaaaataatgttaaaatgaacaatataaatgtattagAATTCGGAGTTTGGAAAGAG ATAAATGAAGATCTACGTTTCATGATACTGATGGATGGGGTACACCCTGAAATGGACACATGTATCATTGTGGACTACAAAG GCCATTTGATTTTAGACACAGTGGATTGTACCAATCCAAATGGTGGGAAACTACCTGAAAATGTTGACATCATGCTGTCAGATTTCGCTGGCGGTGCATCAGGATTTCCCATGACATTTCAAGGTGGTAAATACACAG ATGAATGGAAGGCACAGTTCATCAAACGAGAAAGAATGAAGTTAATGTACTATAAAACACAGGTGGTTCGTCAAGTTAATCCTATTGTGTATTGTCCTTTTGCTGGTTACTTTGTTGAGGCACATCCTTCGGATTG GTACATAAAAGAAACTAATACAAAAGTCAACCCAAAAGCCTTGAACGACCTGATCAATAAGTTTTCTCCCAATATACGAACGTGGACGCCGATTCCAGGGGCAATCTTAGATCTCGGCAAAATATTGCAGGATAGAAAAGACCC AAATGCTATACAAAGTCCACCCAAAGGCTTAAAGGTAATGAAAGACAG tTGGGACTTTGACAAGTATATCCATCGAATCAACCAATCCATCTATGATGAAATATTTGCTTACCCAGCATGGATTGAATACTATTACAAGTGGTGTGGCTTCAAAAATTACAATCTAGTGTTAAGG ATGATAGAAACAAACGATGAATTTGAACCAATTGAAGGAGCTTATGATTATCTTGTTGATTTTTCTGGAGAGGTGCCAACATTTCCAAAAGAACGTCCACACAGAGAACATAATTATCTGGAG ATTAAGAATCGAATAGGCgtacacagacagactgttAGGAAAGGAATGATGTGGGATGACCTGTACATAGGCTTTAATAATCGGATTACCAGGACACCTGATACCTTCCACTATCT TTTCTGGAATTACATGCAGATTTTACTTCCAATGGATCCCCCTGATTGGAGTTCCTTCTTGCAAGAGCAGGGGAAAAAGGGTGCAAGGTCACGTGATGTTTGGAAACCTTCGAGTTCGGCCATGATTAAAG GGGAGAAGACAATCAAAAGAACTGGCATTAATGGTTTTAACTTCATGAGCATCGACTTGCGCATCTTAATCTCTGTACTTATCGGAGCTACTGCCATCGCTGTCTGGAAATTTGGATGA